From Bombyx mori chromosome 3, ASM3026992v2, the proteins below share one genomic window:
- the LOC101745369 gene encoding inositol-3-phosphate synthase isoform X1: MEKTPNLVIVSPNVKYSDDFIYADYEYNETLVKKIDNQLVAQPYSKTLSIRTQRKVGKVGVMLVGWGGNNGSTFTAAVLANRHQLSWNTKNGSLDANWFGSITQASTVRLGLDEKGNDVNVPMNSLLPMVNPDDLFIDGWDISPLNLAESMARAKVLDYDLQQKLKKEMATMKPRPAIYDPDFIAANQADRATNLIHGTKYEQYLQIRADIKDFKDKNKLDKVIVVWTANTERFCEVRDGVHDTSDNLEKALRDNEPEISPSTIIALASIDEGCCYINGAPQNTLIPGVIERAEKRGVFVAGDDFKSGQTKLKSVLVDFLVSAGLKPVSIVSYNHLGNNDGKNLSAPKQFRSKEISKSSVVDDAVQSNGVLYRPGERPDHVVVIKYVPYVGDSKRAMDEYTSEILLHGTNTLVVHNTCEDSLLAAPLLLDLAVLAELLGRVALRAGGAWAALHPALSPLAYLLKAPLVPAGAPVVNALSKQRACIDNLLRACLGLPCLHNMQLEHKVPFLMSELRDGSMFAGAPAFKKPKLDQENGDQ, translated from the exons ATGGAAAAAACACCAAATTTGGTTATAGTCAGTCCGAATGTGAAATATTCGGATGATTTTATTTACGCCGATTACGAGTATAACGAAACATTAGTGAAAAAAATCGACAATCAGTTAGTG GCACAGCCGTACAGCAAAACTTTGAGCATTAGGACTCAGCGTAAAGTTGGCAAAGTTGGAGTGATGCTAGTGGGATGGGGTGGCAACAATGGTTCAACATTTACTGCGGCTGTTTTGGCCAACCGACACCAGTTGTCCTGGAACACAAAGAATGGCTCTCTAGATGCTAATTG GTTTGGTTCGATCACACAAGCATCGACTGTGAGACTGGGGTTAGATGAAAAAGGGAATGATGTGAATGTGCCAATGAACAGTTTACTGCCGATGGTGAACCCTGATGATCtat tTATTGATGGCTGGGACATAAGTCCTCTCAATTTGGCGGAGTCGATGGCTCGAGCTAAGGTCCTCGATTATGATCTGCAGCAGAAACTGAAAAAGGAGATGGCCACTATGAAACCGAGACCAGCTATTTATGATCCTGACTTCATTGCTGCGAATCAG GCCGATCGTGCTACGAACCTCATCCACGGCACGAAGTACGAGCAGTACCTGCAAATCCGCGCCGATATCAAGGACTTCAAGGATAAGAACAAACTGGACAAAGTCATAGTTGTCTGGACGGCGAACACTGAAAG GTTCTGCGAGGTCCGCGACGGCGTGCACGACACGAGCGACAACTTGGAGAAGGCGCTGCGGGACAACGAGCCGGAGATATCGCCGTCCACCATCATCGCGCTCGCTTCGATCGACGAGGGG TGTTGCTATATCAACGGCGCGCCTCAAAACACTTTGATCCCGGGCGTCATAGAGCGGGCCGAGAAACGAGGGGTCTTCGTGGCtggcgacgacttcaaatcagGACAGACCAAGCTTAAGTCAGTACTCGTCGACTTCTTGGTTTCGGCTG GTCTGAAACCGGTGTCGATAGTGAGCTACAACCATCTCGGCAACAACGACGGTAAGAATCTCTCCGCTCCGAAGCAGTTCCGCTCGAAAGAG ATCAGCAAGAGCAGCGTGGTGGACGACGCGGTGCAGTCGAACGGCGTGCTGTACCGGCCCGGGGAGCGCCCCGACCACGTGGTCGTCATCAAGTACGTGCCCTACGTCG GTGACTCGAAGCGCGCCATGGACGAGTACACGTCGGAGATCCTGCTGCACGGCACGAACACGCTGGTGGTGCACAACACGTGCGAGGACTCGCTGCTGGCGGCGCCGCTGCTGCTGGACCTGGCGGTGCTGGCGGAGCTGCTGGGGCGCGTGGCGCTGCGGGCGGGCGGCGCGTGGGCGGCGCTGCACCCCGCGCTGTCGCCGCTCGCCTACCTGCTGAAGGCGCCGCTGGTGCCGGCGGGCGCGCCCGTCGTCAACGCGCTGTCCAAGCAGCGCGCCTGCATCGACAACCTGCTGCGCGCCTGCCTCGGCCTGCCCTGTCTACACAACATGCAGCTCGAGCATAAG gTACCGTTTCTAATGAGCGAGCTCCGTGACGGGTCGATGTTCGCCGGCGCCCCTGCGTTTAAGAAGCCCAAATTGGATCAAGAAAATGGCGATCAATAA
- the LOC101745369 gene encoding inositol-3-phosphate synthase isoform X2 — MAQPYSKTLSIRTQRKVGKVGVMLVGWGGNNGSTFTAAVLANRHQLSWNTKNGSLDANWFGSITQASTVRLGLDEKGNDVNVPMNSLLPMVNPDDLFIDGWDISPLNLAESMARAKVLDYDLQQKLKKEMATMKPRPAIYDPDFIAANQADRATNLIHGTKYEQYLQIRADIKDFKDKNKLDKVIVVWTANTERFCEVRDGVHDTSDNLEKALRDNEPEISPSTIIALASIDEGCCYINGAPQNTLIPGVIERAEKRGVFVAGDDFKSGQTKLKSVLVDFLVSAGLKPVSIVSYNHLGNNDGKNLSAPKQFRSKEISKSSVVDDAVQSNGVLYRPGERPDHVVVIKYVPYVGDSKRAMDEYTSEILLHGTNTLVVHNTCEDSLLAAPLLLDLAVLAELLGRVALRAGGAWAALHPALSPLAYLLKAPLVPAGAPVVNALSKQRACIDNLLRACLGLPCLHNMQLEHKVPFLMSELRDGSMFAGAPAFKKPKLDQENGDQ, encoded by the exons atg GCACAGCCGTACAGCAAAACTTTGAGCATTAGGACTCAGCGTAAAGTTGGCAAAGTTGGAGTGATGCTAGTGGGATGGGGTGGCAACAATGGTTCAACATTTACTGCGGCTGTTTTGGCCAACCGACACCAGTTGTCCTGGAACACAAAGAATGGCTCTCTAGATGCTAATTG GTTTGGTTCGATCACACAAGCATCGACTGTGAGACTGGGGTTAGATGAAAAAGGGAATGATGTGAATGTGCCAATGAACAGTTTACTGCCGATGGTGAACCCTGATGATCtat tTATTGATGGCTGGGACATAAGTCCTCTCAATTTGGCGGAGTCGATGGCTCGAGCTAAGGTCCTCGATTATGATCTGCAGCAGAAACTGAAAAAGGAGATGGCCACTATGAAACCGAGACCAGCTATTTATGATCCTGACTTCATTGCTGCGAATCAG GCCGATCGTGCTACGAACCTCATCCACGGCACGAAGTACGAGCAGTACCTGCAAATCCGCGCCGATATCAAGGACTTCAAGGATAAGAACAAACTGGACAAAGTCATAGTTGTCTGGACGGCGAACACTGAAAG GTTCTGCGAGGTCCGCGACGGCGTGCACGACACGAGCGACAACTTGGAGAAGGCGCTGCGGGACAACGAGCCGGAGATATCGCCGTCCACCATCATCGCGCTCGCTTCGATCGACGAGGGG TGTTGCTATATCAACGGCGCGCCTCAAAACACTTTGATCCCGGGCGTCATAGAGCGGGCCGAGAAACGAGGGGTCTTCGTGGCtggcgacgacttcaaatcagGACAGACCAAGCTTAAGTCAGTACTCGTCGACTTCTTGGTTTCGGCTG GTCTGAAACCGGTGTCGATAGTGAGCTACAACCATCTCGGCAACAACGACGGTAAGAATCTCTCCGCTCCGAAGCAGTTCCGCTCGAAAGAG ATCAGCAAGAGCAGCGTGGTGGACGACGCGGTGCAGTCGAACGGCGTGCTGTACCGGCCCGGGGAGCGCCCCGACCACGTGGTCGTCATCAAGTACGTGCCCTACGTCG GTGACTCGAAGCGCGCCATGGACGAGTACACGTCGGAGATCCTGCTGCACGGCACGAACACGCTGGTGGTGCACAACACGTGCGAGGACTCGCTGCTGGCGGCGCCGCTGCTGCTGGACCTGGCGGTGCTGGCGGAGCTGCTGGGGCGCGTGGCGCTGCGGGCGGGCGGCGCGTGGGCGGCGCTGCACCCCGCGCTGTCGCCGCTCGCCTACCTGCTGAAGGCGCCGCTGGTGCCGGCGGGCGCGCCCGTCGTCAACGCGCTGTCCAAGCAGCGCGCCTGCATCGACAACCTGCTGCGCGCCTGCCTCGGCCTGCCCTGTCTACACAACATGCAGCTCGAGCATAAG gTACCGTTTCTAATGAGCGAGCTCCGTGACGGGTCGATGTTCGCCGGCGCCCCTGCGTTTAAGAAGCCCAAATTGGATCAAGAAAATGGCGATCAATAA